In bacterium, a genomic segment contains:
- a CDS encoding efflux RND transporter periplasmic adaptor subunit yields MSRPSPKLLWPLAILAVGAVAIAALIASRPEVELKPPEEATPLVRVVEAKPTAWRFIVRSQGTVEPRNESELVPQVAGEVEWISPALASGGFFAEGDPLVRIEPADYHVALATARAVLARAKSENQRAKTEITRQGTLKEKGVASQARVDDAENAARVAAAALDEAKARLERAERDLVRTTLRAPFEGRVRSERVDAGQFVNRGESIATLYAVDFAEVSLPVPDRELRYVDVPRSPKRHSEGTGAEDALPASGPEVVLRAEFAGSEQAWQGRVVRTAGEIDPQTRMVQVVARVADPYGLHAETEPVPLAVGLFVRAEIQGRLADDVFVLPRAALRSGNPMDPNAPEEVYVVDAEGRLHIRPVEVIRTEPEVAVVGAGLVAGDRICISPLRAVVEGMRVRVAGNSSAEEPSAAGTNEPEAAHAPVVEAPAS; encoded by the coding sequence CCGCTGGTGCGGGTGGTGGAGGCCAAGCCCACCGCCTGGCGCTTCATCGTACGCAGCCAAGGCACGGTCGAGCCGCGCAACGAAAGTGAGTTGGTTCCCCAGGTCGCTGGCGAGGTCGAGTGGATCTCCCCGGCGCTGGCTTCTGGCGGATTCTTCGCTGAAGGCGATCCGCTCGTGCGCATCGAGCCCGCCGACTACCACGTCGCGCTCGCCACTGCGCGTGCAGTGCTTGCGCGGGCCAAGAGCGAGAACCAGCGCGCGAAGACGGAGATCACCCGGCAGGGCACCCTCAAAGAGAAGGGTGTGGCTTCGCAGGCGCGCGTCGACGATGCGGAGAATGCGGCTCGAGTCGCTGCGGCGGCGCTCGACGAGGCGAAGGCGCGGCTCGAGCGTGCGGAGCGCGATCTGGTGCGTACGACCCTGCGGGCACCCTTCGAGGGCCGGGTGCGCAGCGAGCGCGTGGATGCGGGGCAGTTCGTGAATCGGGGAGAGAGCATCGCCACGCTGTATGCGGTCGACTTTGCGGAGGTATCGCTGCCGGTGCCTGATCGTGAGCTTCGCTACGTGGACGTTCCGCGAAGCCCGAAGCGACACAGCGAGGGAACGGGCGCTGAAGACGCGCTCCCGGCGAGCGGCCCCGAGGTGGTACTGCGCGCCGAGTTCGCGGGTAGCGAGCAGGCTTGGCAGGGTCGCGTGGTGCGCACCGCGGGCGAGATCGACCCGCAGACGCGCATGGTGCAAGTCGTGGCCCGGGTCGCCGACCCGTACGGCCTGCACGCCGAGACCGAGCCGGTACCCCTGGCCGTGGGGCTCTTCGTTCGCGCTGAGATCCAGGGTCGTCTGGCCGACGACGTCTTCGTGCTGCCCCGGGCCGCTCTCCGATCGGGTAATCCGATGGACCCGAACGCGCCCGAAGAGGTCTACGTGGTCGACGCCGAAGGGCGCCTGCACATCCGCCCGGTCGAGGTGATTCGCACCGAGCCCGAGGTGGCCGTGGTAGGTGCCGGCCTGGTCGCCGGCGACCGGATCTGCATCTCTCCGCTGCGTGCGGTGGTCGAGGGCATGCGCGTGCGTGTGGCCGGCAACTCCAGCGCTGAAGAGCCGTCAGCCGCGGGTACCAACGAGCCGGAAGCAGCCCATGCGCCAGTCGTAGAGGCGCCCGCTTCATGA